Within Spirochaetota bacterium, the genomic segment AGCTGGTAATGTAGTAAACAATATTGCTCACCTTGGAGCTGCGTCATATCTTATTGGTATAGTAGGGAAGGACAGCAATAGGGATATAACAAAAAAACTGCTCAAAGATATTAATATAGAAAGCAAACTCTTTGAGACAGAAAATCCCACAACTACTAAAATTAGAGTAATAGGAGAACACCAGCAGGTAGTAAGACTTGATTTTGAATCTACACAAGAGATAGGGTATTCACTCCAGGAAAAAATTGAAAAGGAAATCGATAATTGCATCACTAATGTTGGTGCCCTAACAATCTCCGATTATGGCAAAGGTCTATGCTGTTTCGATCTTTGTCAATATATGATCAAAAAGGCCAAGCATGCTGATATTCCATTAATAGTAGATCCCAAAGGATGCAACTGGGATAAGTATAAAGGAGCAACGATTATTACACCAAACATCAAAGAATTTGGTCAAGTCGTTGGCAAAGAGATAATAAACGAAAATGAGGAGATAGAAAAATATGGCATTGACGTTATTAATAAATTAAATCTTGAATATCTGCTTATAACGAGGTCCGAGAAAGGGATGAGTTTAATATCAGAAAATGGATGCTACCATATACCGACCGAGGCAATCGAGGTCTATGATGTATCCGGTGCAGGGGACACTGTGGTGGGAACGATAGCCACTGCCCTTGCCTCAGGCCTGACCATGTTAGAATCTGTACAACTCTCAAATACCGCAGCCGGAATTGTTGTGCAGAAATTTGGTACAGCGCCGATCGAAATTGATGAGCTTTTACATTCCCTGCACACACATGGTGATTCAAAAATCATAACACAGGATGTACTCCCACGCATCATTAAACATCTGTCGAAAAAAAATAATAGAATAATCTTTACATATGGTGAATTTGACTTTTTAAACCTAAAAGACTTACACTTTCTTAAAGAGATCCGAGAAAAAGGAGATAAGCTAATAATTGGATTTAATTATCCAATTAAAGATAAGATTCATGATGCCTTAATTGAATTAATCTCAAACCTCGAATTTGTCGACTACTTAGTAACTTACAATAATATAACACTCCCCTTATTTTTATCATCTATTCCCGAGGATGTAACTATTATCAATAGAGGGGATCAGTAGTTGTAATAGCTTTGATAATCTGCAGAACAAATTATTTGACAAGTCGAGTGTATCTTTAAAAGTATCCTTTATCGATATAGTTTAAACAAAATATTGAGATAACATGAAAAAAATAATAATAATATTTACTTCAATTATATTAATTATTCTATTATGGAATCTAAGCAGAAGCAAGGATTATCAAATTTTCGGGAAAATTATTAACCGAATAAATACATCTGAAAAAATAGTTGCCTTAACCTTTGACGATGGTCCCACAATAAAACATACAGATCAAATTATAGAAATTCTAAATTCAACAAATATTAAAGCCACCTTTTTCTTAGTGGGTAAATATATTGAAGAAAACCCTCAAGAATTTAAAAAGATCGTAGATCATGGGCATGAAATTGGCAATCATTCATATTCTCATAAACTTATGATTATTAAAAGTTATAAATCTATTGCTAAAGAGATCAAAAAAACAAACAATTTAATAAAACAATTAGGCTACAGGGGTGAAACATACTTTCGACCTCCCTATGGGAAAAAATTATTTATATTACCCTACTATCTTGATAAAAATAATATTACAA encodes:
- the rfaE1 gene encoding D-glycero-beta-D-manno-heptose-7-phosphate kinase: MNKLDLSSAYVLTVGDIILDKFYLGKVSRISPEAPVPIVQINEQRYALGGAGNVVNNIAHLGAASYLIGIVGKDSNRDITKKLLKDINIESKLFETENPTTTKIRVIGEHQQVVRLDFESTQEIGYSLQEKIEKEIDNCITNVGALTISDYGKGLCCFDLCQYMIKKAKHADIPLIVDPKGCNWDKYKGATIITPNIKEFGQVVGKEIINENEEIEKYGIDVINKLNLEYLLITRSEKGMSLISENGCYHIPTEAIEVYDVSGAGDTVVGTIATALASGLTMLESVQLSNTAAGIVVQKFGTAPIEIDELLHSLHTHGDSKIITQDVLPRIIKHLSKKNNRIIFTYGEFDFLNLKDLHFLKEIREKGDKLIIGFNYPIKDKIHDALIELISNLEFVDYLVTYNNITLPLFLSSIPEDVTIINRGDQ
- a CDS encoding polysaccharide deacetylase family protein, which produces MKKIIIIFTSIILIILLWNLSRSKDYQIFGKIINRINTSEKIVALTFDDGPTIKHTDQIIEILNSTNIKATFFLVGKYIEENPQEFKKIVDHGHEIGNHSYSHKLMIIKSYKSIAKEIKKTNNLIKQLGYRGETYFRPPYGKKLFILPYYLDKNNITTITYDVAPDSYLDVSASPTQISDYVVNNTNPGSIILLHIMFKSYISSMKAVPDIINRLRVRGYRFVTITELIEHSEHQQSSL